DNA from Eucalyptus grandis isolate ANBG69807.140 chromosome 5, ASM1654582v1, whole genome shotgun sequence:
TAGCAGTGGATAGCATACCTAATATATTGATTTCTGATCAAGGTACTGAACCGATGAATTTAAACTCAGCATGTTAGAACTATAAGAAGCTAAAGGTACAAAGAGGTATATTTTGGAGTATTTTTACCATAAGACGTAAATTATCAGTCAAAGCCTTCCCGTTGTTGCGTTACATCTGCCAACACTCCCTCCAATCGAAAAGAACCAGAGCAAGCAGCTTAATGATGGACTCCTGCTGGGGTTTtaaggaagaaaataattacACTTTTACGATAATAAACGAACAGGAAATCATGAATAAGATGCTGGCTGCCCCAAAAGCCATCATAAGAAACTAAACACATGTcaaaaacaagtttggaacacAACAACTTTTGAGCTCTAAGTTCACTAATTCCAACTAGTTGACCCAATCGATCCCAGATTTTGCTCAGCATAGCGAGGCCATATTACGCCATTCCTGATTATTCCATAGTCCACAATCCACACCAAAGCTCTATTTTTTCATCATAGAAACTACTGAATCCTGGGCACTTCTACCGTATATGGCGTGTACCCTACAACATTACTACGTGCCCTTATTAAGCACAAGAACCTCGTAACACAATCTTAAAATTGTCGTATGACAGTTACGCAGCTAGCTGTAAACGAGTCTTATGTACCTCAGAAATCCCAATGAGTCACCCGCACCTTCGAATTCTCCATTGCCATAGTGGTCAAAGAAGCacaattcatttaaaaaaaaaaaaagctatggCGGGCGAACGTATTGAGTCTCAAATCGACGACAGAACGTGCGAACCGAATGCAAAGTCATGGGCTTGAGGAAACCACTTTCCTCTTCTTACTCGCTAATTTTccgggcaaaaaaaaaaaagaagagaaatttgaaatcaaatgcATCATCATTCAAAAAACccagaagggaaaaagaatgaaatacaCAGGAAATGGTGAGCAAAGCAAGCAATGCAGAAGAATCGGAGAATCCAAAGAACCTGAACAAGCTCGAACCGTCACGAGCCGAAACGGGCGCCTCCGCAGCTCGGCGATTCATTTCCCTTCTTCCCCCCGAGAAGAATCAGAGAGCTGGGGGGGACTGTTGCTGTAAAATCAGGGTTTAAGGAGCGTGGGTTTATGTAGAAACCTGGGATTACGCTCTGCGACAGCGCGAACTCGAAAGATGGCTGCGGCGTGCCGGAAATTGCTGGGAAGATTCGTGTGTTGGCGCGACTACCGTATGGATTTGGCCCCGCGCGGCGAGGAGATTCGATCCGATGCGCCTGACTGCGGCTTCATCGAGCATCTGGCACGACGAACGATTGGAAAAATCCGAACTTTTCCTCCATAGGGTGGGGTGGGAGCTTCCTCGGTCGTACGACATATAAGCAAAATTGGAGTGACActtacaaaggaaaaattgtttttcaattcaaattcaatGTAGTCGAGCCACGATGTCGAGGGCCTCCTTGAGAACATGGAAAATAAGGAGGAAAGAGGATCTAAAGGGTAAGATCGAGCTATTCGTGTTGAGAAAACGTTGTAACGTCCTGAATTCAATTTATTCTCGGGTCCAATTATGAGGAAATATTCCGTTACCAATTTATTAGTCTTGCCCGTGTGGATGCCAAGCTGTCTTTGACAAGATCTGGACATGAAATTAGTTTGATATGGAGGAATTCGATCTATAAAATACCATTTGACAATTTACAGATTGTCCATGATGCTTTCGGACATGGAAAGGGACTGAGGGCAAAGGCCCAGAAAAGCTTGACTAGAACAATCGGGCCAACTCATTGGCTGGTGCCCAGAAGGCAGCGAAATCCTCCTCGTCCTCGAGTCTTGTCGCGAGGCAGCTCGGATCATCACTTGTCCAAAGGCAAGATCGAACTGACATGGGGAATGAGATACAACATTACTCAGGCTTTGGCCTCGACGTTGCTCTTCTTGTTCACGACGCTGGAACAATGCATGACGGGCTGGGATGGCAAAATGACCATTGACCCTTATTATAActcatattcattttgctgGGTCAAATACGGGTCgtttaaaatttaacatatgGGTCTACTAAAACAAAGCTGACAAAATATTTAGGGATTACTATACCATCAAAAAATTGCAGCATTACTATAccatatattatttttagggTTTAGAATTGAGTAATCTAACTCACATGTTGTGCGCATTTGGGTCATTTGACATTTCATCGTAAATATAAGTTTTGTCATCCTTCCTTGACAGATGATTGCCAATTCCTAGAAAAGTAATGTTGTAGACTCCATTTTATTGGAAATGTTAAGGGATAATGAAGTCGCAATCACTCAAATTCTTTACTGGTTTTACAACTGAGTATCTCagctctttttatcttttttgtgcaattaagtATTCTCAACTTTCTAAATATGGGTCATCAGAGATGTCCCTTACAATTAAGGATGGAAAATGTCAATGTGGATACTAACACTAACGCCATTAAATAGCCATTAATCATCAATATTGACGTCCAGTGTAGCCTTACTAAAACGAGATACTGTATTTTCTGCTAAGTAAGCAAGTTAGGTCACCGATTTTGCTTGACGTGTGCTGAGTAAATGAGTTATGCCAGCAAAATTACATGACATGTGAATTCGTTTAACAAAAGCCACAGGTTGAGCCAAATTTAAAAGATTGAGATACTTGATtgatcaaaaaataataaattgacaGTCGACTTTAGAATGGAGCAAAAATTATTATTACCTGGCATTTGGTTTAGTTCTGACCTTTGAGAAATTCCCACGCAGTAGCTCATTTTGGTAATTGCTTATTTTGCTATCGCACATCATCTACATCATAAGAGTAAAATTCCAATTGCAACCTGAGATTCCTATTGAAATGATCAaatctaaataaatattttaagtaccGTACAACATTACCTCCTGTAGTGAATGAGAAAAGGGACAGTACAACAGCTTTTCGAGAATCACCTCTCGGCGATTTTCGGACACATCCCACTTAGTGAGGCACTATATCTAGGGGGtgtcaaaaaccgaaccgaaaacagTTCGGTTTTCAATTCAGTTCTCACTaaaaaccgaattttttttataaccaaACCGAACTAACAAACCGATAAGAGCTTATTTCTTAGAAATATTATagaaaaaaaccgaaaaaaaaaaaacaaatgcaaaaactaaaaactaaaagtTGAAACCAAAAATCCGAAAAACCGAACccaatttcggttcggttcggaagtTTTCCTAActgttcggttcggtttggtttttcaaaaaaaccgaaccgaaccaaaccgttgacacccctaacTATATCTTACGTTTTTTTGTACGGAGCGAGGCATTTGCTCAAACGCATATAGACGAGACGAGACCTTGGGGTCAATTAATGCTGAAACTAGGCATCTGCGTGGGGATTGTGGGAGGCTCTTTCTTGAAGTTCAAAACGTCCATTGCCTCTTCAATGGACGGCCGAGACTCAGCAATGGGATTAGCACACCACAGCCCCACAATCAACAAAACCTCCGCCTGTTTCTTGTTGAAATCCCCGCTGAGCCTCCGGTCCACCACCTTGAGAAAATTGTCGCGCCAGTGCCAGCTCAAGTTCCCGCGCCCGGCCCAGCTCCAGCTCCCATAACGCTTCCAAACCCACGGTACAAGGCCTAGGCCTTGCTTTCCTAGTCTTGAGCCGATTACTTTTATCCCACATACTATTTCCAAAAGGACGACTCCAAAACTGTAGACATCAGATTTCATTGTCGCCTTACTTTCTCGAAAGCATTCCGGAGCCACGTAACCCCATGTTCCCAACAATTCGGTTGTGTTTGGCACTCCAGTGTGGTCAACTAGCCTAGCCAAGCCGAAATCTCCCAATTTCACCACAAACTTTTCATCAAGCATGACATTACTAGATTTGATATCCCTGTGGATCACGCATTGATGACATAGTTTGTGCAGGTAGTGCAGTGCCAAGGCTAATTCCAGAGCGATGTTATACCTGCTTTCCCATGTCAACAAGGGTCTGTCTCCAAACAAATGATCCTCCAAGCTACCTCCTCCAATGAATTCGTAAACCACAATGAATTCATTCACCTCGTGACAATAGCCTATAAGTTGCACCAAGTTTTTGTGCCTAAGTTGGCTTAATGTCCTCACCTCGGATGAAAACTCCTTTTTTGCTCGGGGCGAATCAGGTTTTATTATCTTTACGGCAACCCGTCCGTGAGCATCTCCCCAGTGCCCTTCGTACACGGTCCCAGAACCTCCACTTCCCAGAATCCTGTCATCTGCAAAGGAATCAGTCACGATCTTCAACCATTCAAGGGAGAACGTCTTGGGACTCAGCCTTGCCAAATCTTCAATTAATGCAAACTCCGCTCCATAATTGTCTTCTTCTCCACCTCTCCTGCTTGTCGTAGGTACGTTATTTCCCACTGGCATATTGTTGCTCAGGTAAGGATGGGCGATATGACATATAGAATTAGCAAGAAGCAATTATCACTGCCAATCCAGAGGCAACATCAAGGACAATGTTAAGAAGCCATCCCACGAGGTGCCGTGGCCTGGAGCAAAAATCACGTGAGTGGATGATGCGATTTTCAAATGCAGCTCCTGTGGCGGCTGCATAACCAACACCACCGACTCTGGCAAACATGAATACATCCAAGTCAGCAACTAATTATAATGCTACCCTCAGTAGAATGTCTCATGAAAAACCAAGTATTGTTTTTCGGCCCCAACGAAGAGGGAAGTTTACATGACTTTGATGGCACCacaaagaaaaacttattccCTGTCCAATTGTCTATGATCACCCGTAAGATCAAATGTTAGCATCAGAAATGTGTGCAGCATTGGAACTTGAGGACCAAATCTCACATAGAAAGGTCAAATGGTTTAGACTCTTTGACACTCTGGTGTCAATAGTCCATGTAGTAATTGTATAATTTAGTGTCCATTATCAGCTTCTAAAAAGACCCAATAACTTCCAAGGCAAGACCTCGCTTCATTGGCCACAATCATATAAATCACCTTATGAATATCGGTGTCATAGGGACAGGAACGGGACAACCCTAACTTAATAAAAATGCCACCCCTGTTCCCTTGCTCAAGTCCATCAATTTTTCAGTATGAATATAGGAAATGCACAAGCAGGAGTTGAAAGAAGGCTAAGAATATGAGTTTGAGAGCTTCAAGGGCACGAGGAATAGAGAGAGTACCTCTGAGGGAGTCAATCCACGGGCTCAAAGTCAAAGGCAGCCTAGCAAACTTGAGGGAGTGATTGAGGAGTGTGGAATTTGCCCGGCACCAGGAGCATGCCACACTAGGCAAACCGAGATTGGTGAATTGACAATGTCGGAGAGATCTTGCTGTAGTTGGCGAGGAAGCTTAGGGTTtgagagtgagtgagagagagagagagagagagagagagatagcaaGGTTGACGAGGAAAATTGAGTGGAGGAGAACTGACATAGGGTTTGGGCGAAAGGTTCGGACCGAATCAactctattttttaaatatttttctaatttcttaaaaataataataaatcctaaaatagtAGCAAAtctagttattttttaaatttttttagcttttttcgCTAAGTGATTGGTTTCATTAGATCGGACCGGACCAACCCAATCTGGTCCAGTCCTTGATCCCAAAAACTAGGAACCAGTTCTCCTGGTCCGGTTCTTGGTTCCTAAGTGGGAATGGACTGGACCGGAAACCGATTACCCCTAACGATATCCACCGGATTCCCTGTGGCCTCATTGCAAGGATGCACTTtccagagtatgtagctctgcCGCCAATGTCATTGAGGCTCCGGTTTGGGTGGCTTAGGCTGAGTACATAGCATTCCCCagaattaggggtgtgcatggtccgggcgggcggttcccgacctagaaccggaaacggcccgctaaggaccggttccgaaaaattggaaccaggatccacccgggaaccggactgccGGTCCGGtacggttcccgggtggatccatggaaccggtctcaTTGACCACGAGATGAAAATCTTaattagtttcaaataaaatccGAGAAATGATATTCTTATATAAAAGGCCAACATTCTGCTATAACCTCGACAAACAAACctagagaaaaaataaacaaaagaactGGGAAAGACCATATTGGAGTTCAAAAACTCACCAGAAGGGAATTTTGTCCGCAAACACTTCGGCAactctaaaactttcataagCTGCAATAGTGAACTACTACTATAAGATATGACAAGGAGTGTGGGCAAGCAATTCAGATTGTCAGCCCCCACAATGTCCATATTAGATATGCTGCGGATACTAGCAGAAAATGTGGGGACATTAGGATGAAACCACATCGTCGATGCCAAGTCATTGTCAAGCCTCTCTATTACCAACAAGC
Protein-coding regions in this window:
- the LOC104446026 gene encoding L-type lectin-domain containing receptor kinase IX.1 yields the protein MPVGNNVPTTSRRGGEEDNYGAEFALIEDLARLSPKTFSLEWLKIVTDSFADDRILGSGGSGTVYEGHWGDAHGRVAVKIIKPDSPRAKKEFSSEVRTLSQLRHKNLVQLIGYCHEVNEFIVVYEFIGGGSLEDHLFGDRPLLTWESRYNIALELALALHYLHKLCHQCVIHRDIKSSNVMLDEKFVVKLGDFGLARLVDHTGVPNTTELLGTWGYVAPECFRESKATMKSDVYSFGVVLLEIVCGIKVIGSRLGKQGLGLVPWVWKRYGSWSWAGRGNLSWHWRDNFLKVVDRRLSGDFNKKQAEVLLIVGLWCANPIAESRPSIEEAMDVLNFKKEPPTIPTQMPSFSIN